In Eupeodes corollae chromosome 3, idEupCoro1.1, whole genome shotgun sequence, a single genomic region encodes these proteins:
- the LOC129952813 gene encoding protein elav translates to MMTNAPGVEAQAIIQGANQQAATQAQQQIQLQQMQQQQQQQVQQVIMQVQQQQNQQAVAAAAAAVTQQLQQPKSPLSQNGKMESSETRTNLIVNYLPQTMTEDEIRALFSSIGEIESVKLIRDKSQAFIDPLNPQNSPKGQSLGYGFVNYLRAQDAEQAVNVLNGLRLQNKTIKVSFARPSSDAIKGANLYVSGLPKSMTQPELEGVFSPFGTIITSRILQNAGSDNQTKGVGFIRFDKREEATRAIIALNGTTPKNCTDPIVVKFSNTPGSTSKIIQPQIPAFLNPQLVRRIGGAMHTPVNKGLARFSPMAGDMLDVMIPNGLGAAAAAAATTLATGPGGAYPIFIYNLAPESEESALWQLFGPFGAVQSVKIVKDPTTNQCKGYGFVSMTNYDEAAMAIRALNGYTMGNRVLQVSFKTNKANMNAV, encoded by the exons ATGATGACAAACGCTCCTGGTGTCGAAGCGCAAGCAATAATTCAAGGAGCGAACCAACAAGCGGCTACCCAAGCCCAGCAGCAGATTCAGCTCCAGCaaatgcaacaacaacagcagcagcaagtCCAGCAGGTCATAATGCAAGTCCAACAACAACAGAACCAGCAGGCAGTTGCCGCTGCCGCCGCTGCCGTCACGCAACAACTCCAACAACCCAAATCGCCCCTTAGTCAAAATGGTAAAATGGAATCGAGTGAGACGAGGACAAATCTGATAGTAAACTATCTGCCGCAAACCATGACCGAGGATGAGATTCGCGCATTATTTTCAAGTATTGGCGAAATTGAGAGCGTTAAATTGATTCGCGATAAGTCGCAGGCATTTATCGATCCACTTAATCCACAAAACTCCCCCAAAGGACAAAGTTTGGGCTATGGTTTTGTGAATTACTTGCGTGCGCAGGATGCCGAACAGGCTGTGAATGTCCTCAATGGACTGAGATTGCAAAATAAGACGATAAAAGTATCTTTTGCTCGTCCCAGTTCAGATGCTATTAAGGGAGCAAATCTCTATGTATCTGGTCTGCCCAAATCAATGACCCAGCCTGAGTTGGAAGGCGTCTTCTCACCCTTCGGAACAATAATTACATCGcgaattttacaaaatgccGGCAGCGATAATCAGACAAAGGGAGTTGGTTTCATCCGTTTTGATAAACGTGAAGAAGCAACCCGCGCTATTATCGCCCTCAATGGAACCACACCAAAAAATTGCACAGATCCAATTGTTGTGAAATTCTCCAATACTCCCGGCAGTACAAGCAAAATCATCCAGCCACAAATCCCGGCCTTTTTGAATCCCCAATTGGTGCGCCGAATTGGAGGTGCTATGCACACTCCCGTCAATAAGGGATTGGCCCGCTTCTCACCCATGGCCGGTGATATGCTTGATGTTATGATTCCAAATGGTTTAGGTGCAGCTGCTGCTGCCGCTGCTACAACACTAGCAACTGGACCCGGTGGGGCGTATCCAATTTTCATCTATAATCTGGCACCCGAGAGTGAGGAAAGTGCCCTGTGGCAATTGTTTGGACCCTTCGGCGCTGTGCAAAGTGTCAAAATCGTCAAAGATCCCACAACAAATCAATGCAAAGGATACGGATTTGTTTCGATGACAAATTACGATGAGGCAGCTATGGCAATCCGAGCACTCAATGGCTACACCATGGGCAACCGAGTGCTGCAAGTCAGCTTTAAGACCAACAAGGCAAA TATGAACGCTGTCTAA